CTCAAGAATGCCTCTGTGTTATGCAATTAGAGGAGAGTAAAGAAATAGTGATAGTGATCTTGGATTCCAAATAAAACCACCATACTTTGGATTCAGGAAATGAATATGCTAAGCGTATAGAGGTAAACAAAAGCTCTCTGTGATGGTGTGACACTATCATATGAGTTCAATTCCATGTTTGCAAGAAAACCCACAAAATAAAAAGTGTTACTGTTgtgtacaattttttttttttctgcatgCTAAAATCTGTCACTGTCTGGCTATTCCAAGCCTCGCTTGAGCACCTTCCTTCGAATACATGCGAAAAGGAGTATTTGTAGACAAAGGATCAGGCAATGGCCGGCCCTGTAGATTAACTTTTACAGTTTTGTTCTGTCCCAAACAAAGAAAGACAAAGAACATTTGGGTAGCCTGCACTGACTTCTccatttctattcttttctttagttcttttctTGCAGTGGCTTTATTTCTTTATGTTCCACTTGTCTCTgcctttttctctctctctaattCTTTCTCTTAGAAGAACATATTCAAATCTCTGTTTCTTTCTCATATTTAATTACTTTCTTCTTCTTTGGATATAAATCTCAGGCTCTTTATCCTTTGTTTTTCTTCACAGGAGGGTCCCCAACAGTATTCTGGACAAAAATTTCTGCTTCTAAAAATGGAAAGAAATTCTGCTGAAGAGACATGGGAATATTCTAACTTCCATaaggaggaagaggaagaggaagaagaagcatTATCGCTTTGTGATTTGCCAGTAAATTTGATCAAAGCAGAGACCCAATCAAGTAAAGATGGTGCTCAAGAAACTGAGGCTAGTCAAGAAGATTTCGATTTCGTCCCCTGGGGTGGCTCTCTTTCTACAAGTTCAGAAATGTGCGCAGCTGATGATATATTCTTTCAGGGCCAAATTCTCCCATTTCGTCTATCAGTCAGTTCTGAAAGTGGTCTTAACAAGTTAAGGCAGGACAGCTTGAACCCAAGCCGAAGCTTATCAAGGTCAGAATCCATGGACCGCGGTTCAATAGGAGGGTTCACAAGTTTCAGCAGCAGAAGCAGTAGCAGCAGAAGCCAATTCTCATCAAGTAGCACCAGCTCTCTCACTACCAGCACAAGAATTTCAAAGCCAAGAATCCAAAATCAGTTACACACCCACCCAAGTCCCAAGCCCCAAATCAGACTTTCCAGCACCTCACTGGGAAATGCTGGCAGTAACAGGAACAGAAAATCAACAATATGGGATTTTTTTAGATTGGGTTTGGTCCGTACACCAG
This sequence is a window from Hevea brasiliensis isolate MT/VB/25A 57/8 chromosome 10, ASM3005281v1, whole genome shotgun sequence. Protein-coding genes within it:
- the LOC110638480 gene encoding probable membrane-associated kinase regulator 1 isoform X1, with translation MRKGVFVDKGSGNGRPCRLTFTVLFCPKQRKTKNIWEGPQQYSGQKFLLLKMERNSAEETWEYSNFHKEEEEEEEEALSLCDLPVNLIKAETQSSKDGAQETEASQEDFDFVPWGGSLSTSSEMCAADDIFFQGQILPFRLSVSSESGLNKLRQDSLNPSRSLSRSESMDRGSIGGFTSFSSRSSSSRSQFSSSSTSSLTTSTRISKPRIQNQLHTHPSPKPQIRLSSTSLGNAGSNRNRKSTIWDFFRLGLVRTPEIELQDLKVRTSVSRNSSSSSSNSNSSIRISSNSRGRISSSKSQSQGENMEKQRKQSFLEKRSGGLLSGCSCTASAVKSVPLNIIIIKSSNSGGNSNNDKSKEKDSAEDMPQELKIKYKNKVVEKQQQQKLKQQGKQAMSSRRTFEWIKELSHASFLVDHEEEGLDS
- the LOC110638480 gene encoding probable membrane-associated kinase regulator 1 isoform X2; translated protein: MERNSAEETWEYSNFHKEEEEEEEEALSLCDLPVNLIKAETQSSKDGAQETEASQEDFDFVPWGGSLSTSSEMCAADDIFFQGQILPFRLSVSSESGLNKLRQDSLNPSRSLSRSESMDRGSIGGFTSFSSRSSSSRSQFSSSSTSSLTTSTRISKPRIQNQLHTHPSPKPQIRLSSTSLGNAGSNRNRKSTIWDFFRLGLVRTPEIELQDLKVRTSVSRNSSSSSSNSNSSIRISSNSRGRISSSKSQSQGENMEKQRKQSFLEKRSGGLLSGCSCTASAVKSVPLNIIIIKSSNSGGNSNNDKSKEKDSAEDMPQELKIKYKNKVVEKQQQQKLKQQGKQAMSSRRTFEWIKELSHASFLVDHEEEGLDS